The stretch of DNA tgttttaaattataCAAATTATAGGATAATGAGTTCTCAACACTGGAAATGAGTTCTCAACACTGACTTTGCTCACAACCCTTCATCATCTGCATCTTCCTCATCCTGCAGACAGCTTTAATGACATGGTATGCTTTCATGGTGCTGTCTACCCTGTAATCATTCCCCTGTTGTGtataatgtgaatataatgTATATGCTACACACAAATGATGCTGCTCAGCGACAGTGCCTTGCTcatttctgtctgtgtgcttCAGGAGCAGAGTTCAGAGGGGCCTCCTCCACTATCTTTGTCTCAGGATGTTAAAGAGGCGACTCTGGATAACCCAACCGCCAGTGACGACCTGGACACGCCCACCTCCATTGCATCTTTGATGACCTCGACCAATGAGAGCTCCACAGAGACCGACACCCCGCATCAGACAGACACTGAGGTGCATGATTTTATGTTTGTTCACACTTTGTCACCACTGAATTCCTACAGTTTGTTATAACAGTGTTCAAGTCAATGAAGTTTAAAGGCCACTAAAAATAACTTTCTAGGATGCCAGAATGatagatatattttttaacttgtGAACATATGACTAAATATggcatggatgttttttctttgaatgttttaaaaagaaatctccaGATTAACAACACAATGCACATTATAAGGAATATCCTATGTGTCTGGTCACAGACAGGGCGTCCCACTGAGTTACAGTTACATTACAGGCAGAGAACATTTTTTACCTATGAGGAAAAAATACCATGACACTTTTTGCAATTGTGCTTAAAATAATTTTGCTCACACTCCACTAAGAAAGTTTCAAAACCAAATTCAGTTTACTAAACCAGACAATTAAATTCCTGCAGTTTACCCAGCATCTAAACAGTTGCTGGACCTCAATTTGTTTCATCAGAGTCCAATCTAAATTCATTTTCAACATGAGTAATTCATTATTGTTTGGCAGGAAAggataattaattatttactggTGGCTCAAAACGCCAAGGAAGTGCTGAAATGATGATGATTGATCATCGCTATGAGAAATGAGCTGGGGTGGGCTGTATAGGTTAAATGATAAACAAACCCACACTGCATGtaacagaaacatgttttgTCCATTCAGTAAATTAAGAATAAATAGTTCCTGCAATGACTGTAAACATACCGATTTGGTGGCATTTAATTGGAGAGAGGAAACCTAAGATAAGTGGGATTTCCAAGACAAACCGAGGTTCTGATTAGATTTTTGCAGAGATAATAGTTGTGGTGCATCCTTCCTTGTAGGAGTCCAAGGCCGTGGAACAGGAGGGCGAACAGGCCCCGAGTGAGACCCACAAGTCCTCAGAGACACAGCAGGAGGACTTCCGGACACCAAACACACCTGATCTCACATCGACTCCAGAGGTCCAAGATAACACCGCTATTGAGCAACCTATTCCTAAAGCAAACAGTAAACCCATTGAGTCTGTTACACCAACCACGCCAACCAGCAACTCAATCACAGCACCCCCACAACCTCAGATAGTACAGCAGTCTGAGGAGCCTCAGCCAGTGAACCCAGACAGGCAGAGCAGAGTGTACACCCTCCCTGACAGCTACAGAGGCATTGGGGGTGACTTGTGTGCAGGGTACGGAAGCCTGTCCCGTGCCACCCTCCACGGCTACTGGCCTGCCAAGAACTTCCAGCCCGGGGCTCACTACACCTTACCCTTCCTCAGGGACAGCTATGCTCCTGCAGTCCTGAGTAGCCAGACAGAGGAGGACGGCCTCAGTGAACGGGGAGACAACCCTCTGGACATGAAGACTGACCCTCCAGCTGCCAGTTACCCAACATTGGGGGGAATCCACCAGTTCAGGCCAATCACCACTATGGAGCTCCTCAGGGAGCCTTCGAGAACCAGGTAAGAAGATGGTACATTAGATGTAACTTGATTGATCCTTCAGGGGAGACTATGTAAATGGGTTTCAAGTATGTTTGTGGTTTCCATGGTACCTAGATCTAGGGTCAAATATAGATCAGTCCCCACATGTATTTAGCCACTTTAAAAGGCCTGTGGGAAAATGAatcagtaaatgtgtgtgttgctttgtcTGTTTATTAAATGTCAAACTTCGATCCcattaactgtttttttttccgctCAAAATATTAATACGGTCCCTGATGATTGAAACACCTTTAACAAAGGCTACTAGACAGCCAATAGAAAGCcaattttcctttgacattaaTAGCATAAGTAACCTTACAACAGTTGCATTCTTTTATCACTGTTGCAACAAATGTTATAAGTAAATGTGACCAAAAGCCTTGACACCAAGCAATTTAACTCTATGGTGCAGCTCTGTACTTACAGACTGGATTTCATGGATTTCATGAATTTCATTCCATCAGTTCAGATGATATGGTTTTTATTGCTTTAAATTAAAAGATGTATAATCTATGAAAAAtgacattgcaaaaaaaatctaaacataAATGTTTTTCCATGTGTGGTCCACAATTTTCTAATTTGTTTacaaatatgtatataataatatataatataatatattcttAAATCTGAACTGGGGACAGAGATTCAGAGGTCacaaatgaaagaagaaaaatgtaaagaaagcGAGACAGGTTGTGTACAGTCCTATAAACTGACACAGTAAGGCAGCAgtagaaaaaatgtacaaatcaaCACTCTAACTAAGGCTAACATTATCACAGTGCTCCTACTGTGAAAAGTATATATCAATCTTTGTAGCTACACAGACACCCTATAGTCACCTCTATCTTGGTTCTACGAGTCAGCCTGCACAATAGAAAGACTATGGACAGCAGTTAAGTAGCAGCTGGTATCAATCAGGAATGGCAGCCTGCTGCAAAGTCTATAAATAAGGAGGTTTCACCTGTTATTGCCTGCCAGAAGCTTTTTCTTATCGCATATAAAGTGACAGAGGTGTTCACAAAAGACACAAGCAACTCACTTGTGCTGGTAAACTCCCTGAAGCCCAGTCCCCAATCCACCTGTTTTACTCAACCTGTTGAATGTACATACAATTTACAATATAAAGGAACAGTTTTTGAAATTTTGGGAAGTATACTTGTTCACTTTCTTGCTGAATATTAGATGATaagatcaataccactttcATATTTGTCTGTTAAATATAAGGCTACAACCAGGatatggttagcttagcattaagacgGGAAGCAGAGGAAAACTGCTAGCCTGGCTATGTCCAACAAAAATATCCGTCTGGAGCGTTTTTGTAACTGTTGGGCGATTTCAGGATGTCACTGTCCTGCCAAGAATTAGTGCAGCGTATACTACCTTCCATAAAGCTACAACGTTTTgcttttacactctgttttttaaacttattaaacaaacaaaaaataaaatattaattagTGAGCTTAAGAGCTAATGGCAGGTGTTTTTTCTGAACCTTTGAATAGAGCCATGCTGGAATTTACCCCCTGTTTCCAGCCTCTATGTTAAGCTAATTGACTGCTCTCAGCGAGATAGCAAATGAACGTAGCTCCCAAAATGTTGAGTAACACTCAAATCTTAACATTTTAAGAGTAGGGGTTGTGTTTATAGTCCTGATCCCATTATGCATGCATGATTGTCTCTGTCACTTCAGAGGTGGATATGATGATGCTTTCATGGCCCAGCTGGAGGGGAACCTGAATCCTTTCTTCCAGGCCATGTGCCGAGCACAGACCCTGCAGTTCCCCCACAAACGCAGCAGCATGGTCAGCCTGGACAGCATCCGCAGAGACCCGCGCTGGAGAGACCCCAACCTGCATGAGGTGATCTCGATGCTCAGCCACCCAATGGACCCAGTCAAGTCCAATGCGGCTGCCTATCTGCAGCACCTGTGTTATGAGAATGAACGCATCAAGCAAGAGGTGCGCCAGCTTAACGGGGTGCCGATTTTGGTAGAATTACTGGACCACCCAAAACCTGAGGTCCACCGTAAGGCCTGCGGTGCTTTGCGCAACATATCCTATGGAAAAGACCACAATAACAAAATGGCCATCAAGAACTGTGATGGCATCCAAGCTTTAGTCAGACTAATGAGGAAGTCTAGCAGCATGGAGGTCAAAGAGTTAGTCACAGGTACAGCTCAATCCCTCACTCTTCCTGCAGCCATAACATGCAATCCTTGATTTCATCTCTACAGCATTTGTATTGTTTCCTTTGCAGGCACTCTGTGGAACCTATCCTCCCATGAGCCACTGAAGATGATGGTAATCAACAACGCGCTTCAAACACTGACTGATGAGATCATCATCCCACACTCGGGCTGGAGGAGAGATTCAGCTGACCCCTCCAAACTGCTGAGTGTTGACTGGACCACAGTTTTCAAGAACACCTCTGGATGTCTGAGGTAAGCTTTGCTTCTGTCATGGAACaaacaacaactaaaagctGACTTGTTATGGGCCGGGTTCTCGCAGCGTTGCTAACAAAGTTGTTTCTGCAGGAACGTCAGCTCAGATGGGGCGGACGCTCGACAGAGGTTGAGGGAGTGTGAGGGGCTGGTGGACGCTCTCCTTCATGCCCTTCAGTCAGCAGTTGTCAACAAGGACACTGACAATAAGGTATGCTAAAGTCATCACAATGACTTAGATGTAGAGAGTttaagctttagtgcataatgTTTTGattgccaaatgagttaaacaaagctaattaagactatgaGCGCCACAGATATTAAATTCAAGTCACCAAAGTAATCAAATTACAGTATGGTTCTCCAAAGTATGACATTACTCAGAATTTCAGAATTTTTGTCAAATGAAAATCATCAATAGGCCTACATTTTGTTCTGAAAAGTCAGTGTGACTCCTACTGCCGTCTGACTTCTGATTGAAATCTTCTGTCATTATCCTCCATTCAGTCAGTGGAGAACTGCGTGTGCATACTGCGAAACCTATCCTATCATGTTCACAAAGAGATACCAGGAACAGAGCGATTTCAGGAACCCCATGCCAATCTGAGATCAGTGGGGCACCAGAAAAAGAAGAATGAGCCTGACTGTTTTGGAGGGAAAAGACCCAAAGGTTGGAAGGCCATCATAGTCGATAACATCAGAATAATCATTACAGATTGTATTATTTCAGTTTGGGTTGCTTTGATTGAAAacgcttttttttccaactataATTCAGCTTCTCAGGTTGATTCATTTGCTTACTGACAAATCAAAACCCACATGTGTTTCTCAAGATACAGAGGACAATGATTAACCCCCAAATTAAAACTTTAACATGCTCTATTAAAGATTTGAGTCTAATACGGGCTTAAAATCACAGCGTACTTTACTAAAACAGATGCATTGATGTCTGATTGTAAAAGCATTTTCAGAGAGTTTTaacgtttgttttgttttagttttcctCTCCTCCCATAAAACTCCACACAAACTTTTTAGTTttcaataaaattagttttcttGCCCTTTTTTATGCCAATTAGAGCCTGAATATTTCATATCCCTGTACATGCAGTAGCTGATGATATAATCTGTTCTGCCGGAGGAGTGCCAGGTTccacaattttaaaaaactgctTTATACTTTTACTGTTTCATCAGTTATGTGATTTTTACACCATGCAACCAAGGAGGAGGTTTTTGCAGAAAAATCTTTGGTAGCGGTGCTACATAAACCATATAAGTAGCCATTACAATTACAGCTGAGGAATAGTAACTAATTGGCTACAGCAGTTTGTGCCACAGAACACAGCCCAATGGAGAAAGAATAGGGTTGGAGTTAATTATGATTTAAAGTTGTATTGCTTTTCACCACTGCTAACCTTTCAGCTAATTGCACAAAATTGACAAATGCCTCTCTGAGCCAAACATCTACCTGATACTGTCAGTTCCCCCAGTGTCTCACCACATGGAGCAgctctgtgttttctgctgctgtataatctaatctttgacattgttcttctttttccttgAAAACCATATTCATCAGAGGAGTGGTTCAATCAAGGTCAGTCTGCTTGTTACTGCTGAATATTTTCATGGTAGTAATATTTTGATTTAATACCATACTGAATTTGCTGACATTATGTGAATGTCTACTGATATAATGAAaactgtttgtgtgcatgtatgtgtctGTGATGTACAGGTTGGAAAAATGGATTAATGGACAGGAAATACGGTACATTGGATTTACCAAAACGCACAGAACAAATGAAAGGTATATATATTTAACTGattaaatgattatttaaatgattaaatggtAACTTTGCATGAGACAAATTGTGATTGTGGTATGACTCACAGTGACATTAGGAATTAGGTAGGCTATACATTAGGCCAACTAACAATAGAATATTATGAAGACCTTCCATCAGTACCTGCTTTCTGTTATAGTTCATTGGCATTGTTTGTATGGCGAAGAGAATTCATTTAAATACATAACTGCACTCCAGCACCTGCACCACTTGAGGAGAGCTTCATTACTAAAACAAAATGACCCTCCAGCTGAAAGCCAATTTTATCTGGCAACACCTAGAGGAGGAACATTTCCTCTGGCGGGCCCTAGAGTTTGCTCAAGATACTGCCTGACCCTGATATGTCTTCATTTACTACGGCTGAACTATTTTACCTTTTGTTTTTAGCTTTCTTCATTCTGTACATGGAAACTATGGGCACTTTTTACAACTGTAGGGCTGAATATCATATATTTGGTTCTGGCTGTTGTTTAAACAACTCAAAGCTAAGCTCATGCCTCCAACACTCTAGCCAGTGATTGCAAATAAGTATTACAAGCATGTTTGGGTCCAGGGTCAGCTTTAAACTACTTGTAAGCTGTCTAGCAGCTGCCACTGGCtctgtacaaaaaaaactctgCAGAAGTCTGAAGAAGTTGTAATTTTCTCATGTAGGATTTATTTAATTCATCAATAACCCGTCTATGTGCTGACCTAAACTAACCTAGACAGAAGAAATTGTGGACCAAAGTTGatacatttgtaattaataCTGACCCTGATAATGACACCATCATTGAAGTCTTTAGCCGCTGATGGTCATGCAGGTCCTTTGCCACTGCTTGAATATCATCCGTGACTTTCTCTGCCTTTCTGTTAAAGGCTTGGAGCTGTTGTACCAGCCAGAGGTGGTGAGGCTCTACCTCTCTCTTCTCACCTGCAGTCACAACCACAACACCCTGGAGGCAGCTGCAGGGGCACTGCAGAACCTTGCTGCGGGACACTGGGCTGTGAGTAGATGGAATAGTTTTTTTACACTCATCACTGGGTTGTGATTGTTACAGGGGTTGTGATTGTGACATGCATCCCAAACATAAAAATGGTCTCTGTGAGTCTTGAAATGAGAACACTTTAAATTGATGTAGTTCAGGCTATAGGCTCAGGCTATATTGAAGTAAGACTGCCATGACGGCTATTAAGTGTCAATATACATGTGTGTGGAGCAGATCCAGGATTTGTCTCTATGTGACACCATCAATATCCCTCTCTGCTCTCAGCTTATGGAGAGACTTAACATGAGGTGTACTGTAAATATTGTGTAGCTATATTAGCCTTCTAAGTCAGTCTGCACTGTACAGGGTTAAACAAGACAACCTCCCCTGGCCCTCACATGGGGGCCTCTATGACCACAGTTTTTTTCTGGGCTGGTTTGGTTGTACTTCTGATGCTGCATCCACATTAAGGTGTGCAGAAGGAGGGAGATGTGGGATCAATCATCTTAATTCATCCTCTCTCTAGATTGACTTTGTCACCGCCCTTTATGTTCAAAAAGTCACTTTTACTGCTATGTACCCCAAGTGGATCCATAGAGCTGTCAAATAATGTGCTTTGCCCAGATATACTGCACCATGAATGTCACTATAATTTAACCTCAACACTGAAGCCACTCTCACAATAAAGGGATTTTTGAAATCAAGTTGCAGAACTTGGTTCATGGTATGTTCTTAGTGCACTTGAGTTATTTTGTAAAGGTAAAGCAATGAGTGGGTAGTTAAgatataaagaaaaaataaactctCTGATACTCCCAAACATAACTcagctgtattttgtgtttgctcTTGTAGTGGTCTAGCTACATCCGGGCCACTGTGAGAAAGGAGAAAGGGCTGCCTATTCTGGTGGAGTTGCTGCGCTCAGATGTGGACAAAGTGGTGCGAGCTGTGGCTATTGCTCTCCGCAATCTGGCGATGGATAGAAGGAATAAAGACCTGATAGGTACAGGCTTGTGACTCATCTGCATACGCGTCTCTACACTTGCACAATAATTTTGTTATGTTGTTTCTCTGTCATTACAGGGAGCTATGCTCTGAGGGACCTTGTTGGTAATCTGCCATGTGGGCAGCAGCACCCAGCAAAGAATCTTGAGGGAGATACTGTGGTGTCTGTTCTGAACACCATCCATGAGATCATCACGGATAGCCCAGAGAACGCCCGGGCTCTCGTGCAGGGTCATGCTGTGCAGAAACTGGTGGCCATCAACAGGTCAAGGTACTTTAATGTCTTTgaaataaattatacatttcaAACCTTTACACAAGTTTCTAAATATGTACTGCATTTCAAACTAAACGATACAATACAATGTTAATCCAATATTAAAGGTACAGCTTGCTATACATAAAGTCCAAAGTCAAGAATCAAGAAtcaagaactttatttgccatttgtNNNNNNNNNNTTCACACATAGGAACTCTTGTGCAGTAGTTACTCAGAGTCAAGTTGAAAGATAttgtccttttttcaaaataacatttaaaaaacaaagaagaaactgCATTGGTATGATAGTATATGTTACTGCAACTGCTTAATATCTGTTTGCACTTTAGACACAGCCTCGATGCAATAGCTCATGAAATATAGGCATCAAATCCTTGGGCGATCAGATATGGATTTTAATCATCTGGACAGTATTGTCTCAGGGCTGTCCTCTGTGGTTTAAAATAGAGTCTAATTATTTGTtgtcagccaatcagcacgAGAGACCAAGGCTGCTTCCCATGTGCTCCAGACAATATGGGCCTACAAGGAACTGCGAAACGCTCTGAACAAGGCCGGTTGGACCAAGAGCCACTTTAAGGTATTTGTTTCTATTTCCTAAATGTGGCATGACCATACAAACCAATTTACACCTGGTAGTGTGAGTcaagaaataacattttttaagaatgcgtaatgaaaaaacaaacaaatgttcaACTGTGAAATCTGTCTTTTgtcatataaaaataaaagtaggaAAAGTGAAATTTGGTCTTGATCTGAACCCAAAAAATCTTGTGCACAGTAGGCTGTAGGCCACTGAGGGCCTTTTATctttttgcatttaaaacatgaagaaaaatacAAGGTGTGTTACTGTCCAACAATCAGTACAagttattttaaccaaaaccaaTGTAATACCCTTTTATAAAATTACAGGAAAGCCTGAAATTCTTGTTGTCATACAGTAATGTTatccttttttgtctttcaaagCCAACAACTGCTGGAGTGACTAAAAAATCCAAGAGTGGAAAGCAAGGCAGCGATGACATCACCTTGCCTCTCATGGACAAAAACCAAGGTCAGCAAATCGTTGCATGCATTCTCTcagcaaaatgtaatttaaccaTCATCTAAATTAAAAACAGTGTCCTCTGGCTCGAGAAAGAAAAGCTGTTATAATACATGCTGAGGTTCTTGTCATGTCAGGGACAAATACATGGGCATTTCCAGTCCCAGACCATATTCTTCTAAAACATAGCCTTAAACCATAAATGTGCTGCCAAGGTTATCAGTGCAGAGACTTGGATTATTAGCCTGAACAGGCTCTCCCAGAGGCAGGGCACACTCACGCATCACCAGTcacatttaattttaacataCCAAAAGGACACCCGCTTTCCCTCATCATGAGCGACCTCTAGCTTTGCACAAAAACAGGGATTTTCAGTGCTTCTTTATGAATTATGAACATGAACACCCTTTGAACTATGCACTACTTCCAACCAATTGTTTCTTTGCATTTGCTTGTTTGCCTTACTGGTGTTTCAGTCTAAATGAATAGCTTCTCCAATGTGAGGACTGGCCTGTTGTtgaattattgttgttgtagAGTGTATAGGCTTCTGTAGACAGCAGTAAAATGAATagcatgttttttattcaattgtttttctttgaaatgtttCAGAAATTGGTGGTTGGAGTAAAATGATCAGATAGACTTTAATTACACTACAGGCTAGAATTGAGCCACATGCAAGCCTTATTGAGTAAAAACGTAAAATGAGGGATAAGTCACACCACATAGCATGCAGCTTCACTAATTACTGATAgtgttaatgttagctagcatTACTGTTAGCCAAGCTCCTTGGGTTCTTTATTGAACCATTTaattagataaataaaaaaaaatgattaagagaTTATGATTTTATTCTAAAAATGATTGAATTTAGATTCCAAAAGAAGGCTTCTTACAGGTTGACAAAGGTTTCACTAAACTGATTTGCATGTTCTTTTTCTCTACATGTGTAAGACTCGTCTTTGCCACACCTTTGCCATATTTTGTACTGCCTGTATAATTATAATTTCCATTGCAGATGTATATTCCAGTTTAGAGCCAAACGACAGAGTTGGAGATGGAAAAGGGCCTGTTGTGGAAAGAGACACTCTCCAGGTAATCTGCCATTTACAATGTACTGAAaatttgtttacattgtttacGGACTTCATGATCTATCCCTGGTATGGAGGATAAGCAGGAATTGTATCCATTGTTTTACAGAATTCAtacacaaatttgtttaaaatgagcCCTTTCCTGACTTGCGTTCATAACtgtcagtattttttttcatgcaaattGACCAACACTGTCTGCATTTTTNNNNNNNNNNTTTTTACCCAGGCGATAAGTGAGAGAAAACACTTCATCAGAGCTGGCAGGCCTGCAGTGGGCCTCATGGATAACAAACCTCCACCACTGGACTCCTGGGTGTAAACATGACAACACGGCCAGTCAAACCGGTTAAATCCTGTAGAGACACTTTACATTGGTAAAATATGGGTTTGTACCATTTGGTCATTCTTGTACAGAGAAACATGTTCAGTTAAAAATAATTCCCTTTGTCTACAGGAAATAGTGTGCCAAACATTTACATGTAATTGTTATGGAGGTTATTTGGCAAAACATTTAATAGATTTTGTCATTTAAGATGATATATTG from Etheostoma spectabile isolate EspeVRDwgs_2016 chromosome 16, UIUC_Espe_1.0, whole genome shotgun sequence encodes:
- the arvcfa gene encoding armadillo repeat protein deleted in velo-cardio-facial syndrome homolog gives rise to the protein MPAEVKEEQSSEGPPPLSLSQDVKEATLDNPTASDDLDTPTSIASLMTSTNESSTETDTPHQTDTEESKAVEQEGEQAPSETHKSSETQQEDFRTPNTPDLTSTPEVQDNTAIEQPIPKANSKPIESVTPTTPTSNSITAPPQPQIVQQSEEPQPVNPDRQSRVYTLPDSYRGIGGDLCAGYGSLSRATLHGYWPAKNFQPGAHYTLPFLRDSYAPAVLSSQTEEDGLSERGDNPLDMKTDPPAASYPTLGGIHQFRPITTMELLREPSRTRGGYDDAFMAQLEGNLNPFFQAMCRAQTLQFPHKRSSMVSLDSIRRDPRWRDPNLHEVISMLSHPMDPVKSNAAAYLQHLCYENERIKQEVRQLNGVPILVELLDHPKPEVHRKACGALRNISYGKDHNNKMAIKNCDGIQALVRLMRKSSSMEVKELVTGTLWNLSSHEPLKMMVINNALQTLTDEIIIPHSGWRRDSADPSKLLSVDWTTVFKNTSGCLRNVSSDGADARQRLRECEGLVDALLHALQSAVVNKDTDNKSVENCVCILRNLSYHVHKEIPGTERFQEPHANLRSVGHQKKKNEPDCFGGKRPKEEWFNQGWKNGLMDRKYGTLDLPKRTEQMKGLELLYQPEVVRLYLSLLTCSHNHNTLEAAAGALQNLAAGHWAWSSYIRATVRKEKGLPILVELLRSDVDKVVRAVAIALRNLAMDRRNKDLIGSYALRDLVGNLPCGQQHPAKNLEGDTVVSVLNTIHEIITDSPENARALVQGHAVQKLVAINRSSQSARETKAASHVLQTIWAYKELRNALNKAGWTKSHFKPTTAGVTKKSKSGKQGSDDITLPLMDKNQDVYSSLEPNDRVGDGKGPVVERDTLQAISERKHFIRAGRPAVGLMDNKPPPLDSWV